In Levilactobacillus brevis, a single genomic region encodes these proteins:
- the pduB gene encoding propanediol utilization microcompartment protein PduB — MINQVVAQLLRHGVTVTPTPQSSGGKTMDNFLNTTSVVPEFVGASEIGDTIGMCIPSVDALLLDHLHVQKRFSVIGVLSSRTGAGPQIMAMDEAVKATNTEVIDIEMPRDTKGGAGHGVLILIGGFDPSDVRSAIQVALDNLSRTFGDVYNSAAGHLELQFTARAAGACHMAFGAPEGKAYGLICGAPSGIGVVMADTAIKTAGVDVLTFASPGHGTSFSNEGIVHISGDSGAVRQAVIAGREVGLKLLAQLGETPVNDFPSYIR; from the coding sequence ATGATTAATCAAGTCGTCGCGCAACTTCTGCGTCACGGGGTAACGGTCACACCGACCCCGCAGTCATCGGGAGGAAAAACAATGGATAATTTTTTGAATACGACTAGCGTGGTCCCCGAGTTCGTCGGGGCCAGCGAAATCGGCGACACGATTGGGATGTGTATTCCCAGCGTGGACGCCTTACTGTTGGACCATTTACACGTTCAAAAGCGCTTTTCAGTGATTGGGGTATTGAGTTCCCGGACAGGTGCCGGTCCCCAGATCATGGCGATGGATGAGGCGGTTAAGGCCACCAACACCGAAGTCATTGATATTGAAATGCCGCGGGATACCAAGGGCGGCGCCGGCCACGGTGTGCTGATTCTAATCGGCGGATTCGATCCGTCAGACGTTCGGTCAGCCATTCAGGTGGCCTTGGACAATCTCAGCCGGACGTTCGGCGACGTCTACAATTCGGCGGCTGGTCACCTGGAACTCCAATTCACCGCCAGAGCCGCGGGTGCCTGCCACATGGCCTTTGGCGCCCCTGAAGGGAAGGCATACGGCTTAATCTGTGGCGCACCTTCAGGAATTGGCGTGGTCATGGCCGATACCGCCATTAAGACGGCCGGCGTCGACGTCTTGACCTTCGCCTCACCCGGTCACGGCACCAGCTTTTCCAACGAAGGGATTGTCCACATCAGTGGCGATTCTGGTGCGGTCCGTCAGGCAGTCATTGCCGGCCGTGAAGTTGGCCTGAAGCTCCTGGCCCAGTTAGGCGAGACGCCCGTCAACGATTTTCCATCATACATTCGCTAG
- a CDS encoding phosphate propanoyltransferase, whose translation MDETALRELIQRVIKEELDPDRIPIGVSNHHIHLTQADFATLFPNQEMTVLKPLKQPNEFASKQTVDIVGPKGTIEHVRVLGPCRAHSQVEIARSEAIRIGVDAPIRLSGHLDGAPAVKLVTPNGEVTVQGVIIAKRHIHMSNQDAARFGVKLGDTVAVEIKSQDRRTIFNDVIARPREDFVLEMHIDTDEANAANVNGDTIARIVKVK comes from the coding sequence ATGGACGAAACAGCATTACGTGAACTCATTCAACGTGTTATCAAAGAAGAATTGGATCCCGATCGCATCCCGATTGGGGTGTCCAATCACCATATTCATTTAACCCAGGCGGACTTCGCCACGTTATTTCCCAACCAGGAGATGACGGTGCTCAAGCCGCTGAAGCAACCCAACGAATTCGCCTCCAAGCAGACGGTGGACATCGTGGGACCCAAGGGCACGATCGAACATGTGCGGGTCTTGGGGCCTTGCCGGGCACACTCCCAGGTGGAAATTGCCCGCTCTGAAGCCATCCGCATCGGGGTTGATGCCCCGATCAGATTGTCTGGTCACTTAGACGGCGCGCCTGCTGTGAAGTTGGTGACGCCCAACGGTGAGGTCACGGTTCAAGGCGTGATCATTGCCAAGCGGCACATCCACATGAGTAATCAGGACGCCGCCCGCTTTGGCGTCAAGTTGGGCGATACCGTCGCCGTTGAGATTAAGTCCCAAGATCGGCGGACCATCTTCAACGACGTGATTGCCCGGCCACGTGAGGACTTCGTCTTGGAAATGCACATTGATACCGACGAAGCCAACGCGGCCAACGTGAACGGCGACACCATCGCCCGGATCGTCAAGGTCAAGTGA
- the pduM gene encoding PduM family microcompartment protein, with protein sequence MVNDLEQLVAQVLTKLKQRERRTYDCVYDRHAAVPDTQVFLDHATVTVANLSIELVSHLYRLDTTDPWVAWLLQAIDYRVQLRLVVNDLSLQFIPRTMLLDWPVIFMTPEFRQIRAVYPHAIARATIAGLPDKTILVVTPTQRLTAEARDTLSRKQMNLQMRTDEACIWQK encoded by the coding sequence GTGGTGAACGATTTGGAACAGTTAGTGGCGCAAGTCCTGACGAAGTTAAAACAACGGGAACGCCGAACCTATGACTGTGTCTACGATCGGCATGCGGCGGTTCCCGATACGCAAGTCTTTTTGGACCATGCAACCGTGACCGTGGCGAACCTCTCGATTGAACTCGTGAGTCATTTATACCGGCTGGACACCACCGATCCCTGGGTGGCCTGGCTCCTACAGGCGATCGACTACCGGGTACAGCTACGACTCGTGGTCAACGACCTGAGCCTGCAGTTTATCCCGCGTACCATGTTGTTGGACTGGCCCGTCATCTTCATGACGCCAGAGTTTCGCCAGATTCGTGCCGTGTATCCCCACGCAATTGCTAGAGCGACGATTGCCGGGTTACCGGACAAGACGATTCTGGTCGTGACGCCTACCCAACGGTTGACCGCTGAAGCGCGGGATACCCTGAGTCGCAAGCAGATGAACCTACAGATGAGGACTGATGAAGCATGTATATGGCAAAAGTAA
- a CDS encoding BMC domain-containing protein has product MDAIGYLETAGLPSAIVAADKMLKTAAVGLLGIENTKGGGWVTVGIHGDVAAVSVAVETGRRAVGAAYVGATVLANPAPGVQTLSHTPVFSREPAPATPPESAAPVATPTAAPVTPETVVAKRPTAQPTVTAPTAPQPAKQPAATKQATCNLCNDPDCPRKLGEPRKKCIHYQELFGKKK; this is encoded by the coding sequence ATGGACGCAATTGGATATTTAGAAACAGCGGGCCTACCGAGCGCCATCGTTGCCGCGGATAAGATGCTCAAAACGGCAGCAGTCGGCTTGTTGGGTATCGAGAATACCAAGGGTGGCGGCTGGGTAACGGTCGGCATTCACGGGGATGTCGCTGCGGTATCGGTCGCCGTTGAGACGGGACGCCGTGCTGTGGGTGCCGCGTACGTGGGCGCAACCGTGCTGGCCAATCCGGCACCGGGTGTGCAGACGCTGAGTCATACGCCGGTCTTCTCGCGGGAACCGGCACCGGCCACGCCGCCTGAGTCAGCCGCTCCAGTAGCGACGCCGACCGCAGCTCCGGTAACCCCGGAGACGGTGGTCGCCAAACGGCCCACGGCGCAACCGACCGTGACGGCGCCAACCGCCCCCCAACCCGCCAAGCAACCGGCAGCTACCAAGCAGGCCACGTGCAATCTGTGCAACGACCCAGATTGCCCCCGCAAGCTCGGTGAACCCCGGAAAAAGTGTATTCACTACCAAGAACTTTTCGGCAAGAAAAAATAG
- a CDS encoding EutN/CcmL family microcompartment protein, producing MYMAKVIGSVVSTQKDPSLVGRKLMIVQPVNSDGQAVRHQEVAADSVGAGIGEYVLLVRGAGARLTNHKDATTVDVNDCAIVGIIDRFDQ from the coding sequence ATGTATATGGCAAAAGTAATTGGCAGCGTCGTCTCGACGCAAAAAGATCCGTCGTTGGTCGGACGTAAGTTGATGATCGTCCAGCCGGTGAATTCGGATGGCCAAGCCGTTCGTCATCAGGAGGTTGCGGCTGACTCTGTTGGCGCCGGTATTGGCGAATACGTTTTATTGGTGCGTGGGGCCGGTGCCCGGCTGACGAACCACAAGGACGCGACAACGGTGGATGTCAACGACTGCGCAATCGTGGGCATCATTGACCGATTTGATCAGTAA
- a CDS encoding BMC domain-containing protein, with product MNNALGMIETKGLVASIEAADAMVKAANVEMMGQEKIGSGLVTVMVRGDVGAVKAAVDAGVAAAENIGEVMSSYVIPRPHAEVENILPSAKKPVAK from the coding sequence ATGAATAACGCATTAGGTATGATTGAAACCAAGGGTCTCGTTGCATCGATCGAAGCGGCAGATGCCATGGTTAAGGCCGCTAACGTTGAAATGATGGGTCAAGAAAAGATTGGGAGTGGCCTGGTAACGGTGATGGTCCGCGGAGATGTTGGTGCCGTTAAAGCCGCCGTTGATGCTGGTGTGGCCGCCGCGGAAAACATCGGTGAAGTGATGAGTTCTTACGTCATCCCACGTCCGCACGCTGAAGTGGAAAACATTTTACCCAGCGCTAAGAAGCCCGTCGCAAAGTAG
- a CDS encoding BMC domain-containing protein, producing the protein MEQEALGLIETKGLVAAIEAADAMVKAANVDLVGQEKIGHGLVTTMVRGDVGAVKAAVDAGVSAAENIGEVLSNYVIPRPHTDVEKILPTKK; encoded by the coding sequence ATGGAACAAGAAGCACTGGGTTTAATCGAAACAAAAGGGTTAGTTGCCGCTATCGAAGCTGCCGACGCAATGGTTAAGGCAGCCAACGTTGACTTAGTCGGTCAAGAAAAGATTGGCCACGGGTTAGTGACGACCATGGTTAGAGGCGATGTGGGTGCCGTGAAGGCCGCTGTTGATGCCGGCGTTTCCGCTGCTGAAAACATTGGTGAAGTTCTTTCTAACTACGTTATTCCTCGTCCCCACACCGACGTTGAAAAGATTCTACCAACGAAGAAATAG
- a CDS encoding EutP/PduV family microcompartment system protein: MQRAMFIGAIGCGKTTLLQRLKDLTIHYDKTQAVEFYQNIIDTPGEYIEHRRMYTNIATTAMDADVVVMLQSATDQRLIFPEAFSTMFGRPVIGVVTKIDVATDQHAIDWSCDQLKRAGAQQIFTVSALTGEHTTALREFLEADPEVKLFDR, translated from the coding sequence ATGCAACGGGCGATGTTTATTGGGGCCATTGGCTGCGGGAAGACTACCCTCCTCCAGCGACTTAAGGACCTCACCATCCACTATGACAAGACGCAAGCGGTGGAATTCTATCAAAATATTATTGATACGCCGGGCGAGTACATTGAGCATCGGCGGATGTACACCAACATTGCGACCACGGCGATGGATGCGGACGTGGTGGTCATGCTCCAGAGTGCCACGGACCAGCGCTTAATCTTTCCGGAAGCCTTCAGTACCATGTTTGGCCGCCCGGTGATTGGTGTGGTGACCAAGATTGATGTGGCCACCGACCAACACGCCATTGACTGGTCGTGTGACCAGCTCAAGCGTGCGGGGGCCCAGCAGATCTTCACGGTCTCGGCGCTAACGGGAGAACACACGACGGCGCTACGCGAGTTCTTGGAGGCCGATCCTGAGGTTAAGCTTTTCGATAGATAA
- a CDS encoding diol dehydratase small subunit yields MSEIDDLVAKIVQQIGDTDTTTATATTHPQAAAPQAALTKKDYPLYSQHPELVHSPSGKQLQDITLDNILSDKIKSNDLRITPDTLRLQGEVANDAGRDAVQRNFQRASELTSIPDDRLLEMYNALRPYRSTKAELLEISTELKDKYHAPINAGWFAQAADFYESRKKLKGDN; encoded by the coding sequence ATGAGCGAGATTGATGACTTAGTAGCAAAGATCGTCCAGCAGATTGGGGATACGGATACCACGACCGCCACTGCGACGACCCACCCCCAAGCCGCCGCACCGCAAGCGGCGCTGACGAAGAAAGACTATCCGCTTTACTCGCAACACCCAGAATTGGTGCATTCGCCATCGGGTAAGCAGTTGCAGGATATCACGCTAGACAATATTTTAAGCGACAAGATCAAGTCCAATGACCTGCGGATTACGCCGGATACCCTGCGGCTGCAAGGTGAAGTGGCTAACGATGCCGGTCGAGACGCCGTGCAACGGAACTTCCAACGGGCCTCGGAACTCACGTCAATTCCCGATGACCGGCTGTTGGAAATGTACAATGCATTACGGCCGTACCGGTCGACGAAAGCCGAACTGCTAGAGATTTCGACCGAGTTGAAGGACAAATACCACGCTCCAATCAATGCCGGGTGGTTTGCACAAGCTGCCGACTTCTACGAATCCCGGAAGAAATTGAAGGGTGACAATTAG
- a CDS encoding aquaporin family protein yields the protein MDGFIGEFFGTLILILLGAGTCAGVNLRKTYGTGSNWAYISIAWGLAVTMGVYVGGALGSDGHLNPAVTIGFAAFGFFPWSDVVPYLLGQFLGAFVGAALVIIQFYPHFKASPDEASGNIVGIFATRPAISSPWFNFFSEVIATWGFTFILLNLGDFTQGLKPFIVGTLITVVGMALGTTTGFALNPARDWGPRLAHTLLPIPNKGSSEWGYAWVPMCGPIVGGVLAAGLQVLVS from the coding sequence ATGGATGGTTTTATTGGCGAATTCTTTGGAACGTTGATTCTGATCTTACTAGGGGCAGGGACTTGTGCGGGGGTTAACCTAAGGAAGACCTACGGCACGGGCTCCAACTGGGCCTATATCAGTATTGCCTGGGGATTAGCGGTGACCATGGGTGTTTACGTGGGAGGTGCGTTAGGCTCGGACGGGCATCTGAATCCGGCGGTTACGATTGGATTTGCCGCGTTTGGCTTCTTCCCGTGGAGCGACGTGGTGCCTTATCTATTAGGCCAATTCTTGGGGGCGTTTGTGGGTGCGGCGTTAGTTATTATTCAATTTTATCCCCACTTCAAGGCGTCGCCAGACGAGGCCTCGGGCAACATCGTCGGTATCTTTGCGACCCGGCCGGCTATCTCCAGTCCGTGGTTTAATTTCTTCTCCGAAGTGATTGCGACCTGGGGTTTCACGTTTATCTTGCTTAATCTAGGTGACTTCACGCAGGGACTCAAACCCTTCATCGTCGGCACGCTAATCACCGTCGTTGGGATGGCTCTCGGGACCACGACCGGGTTCGCTCTGAATCCGGCGCGTGACTGGGGCCCGCGGCTGGCGCACACCTTGCTGCCGATTCCCAACAAGGGGTCGAGTGAGTGGGGCTACGCCTGGGTACCGATGTGCGGTCCGATTGTCGGCGGGGTTCTAGCGGCCGGGCTCCAAGTCCTGGTTAGCTAA
- a CDS encoding helix-turn-helix domain-containing protein, producing the protein MPTYSPSQANYRELAHSLATFTSLTQIKTIFFDFTGILLKDDFVYVNQSVIQDNLSNNGFDEYALFPVSRNIQLWGAIMCESTNVSKKRLFLSRAYLENLMRQIFTEETLGTVSVWEPLTSDQVDQIGSLDGFIRMGAESNRPAAQFVPPTASIAGQPIDNDEAFHSISLAIEYIRKNIQRPISLNEVAQHAFLSASYLSRLFKKYLHVNFIEYVNNQKIALAQEKLSMTLTPINQISTQIGFTQTSYFTKIFKKKTGLTPSEYRQRNHSIRKVYTIPRELDWNEQGSIIDISQEYFKAHHIDYHTESAEGATYVNSIGDLSDADGERGWIYTVDGQQPKQSADEITVHDKSVIQWVYTDYTNR; encoded by the coding sequence ATGCCTACTTATTCACCAAGTCAAGCAAACTACCGCGAACTCGCACACTCATTAGCCACGTTTACTAGTCTGACACAGATTAAAACCATCTTTTTCGACTTCACGGGGATCCTGTTGAAGGATGACTTTGTCTACGTTAACCAGTCTGTGATTCAAGATAATCTCAGTAATAACGGGTTCGATGAGTACGCACTGTTTCCCGTGAGCCGGAACATTCAGCTCTGGGGTGCCATCATGTGTGAGAGCACCAACGTTTCCAAGAAGCGCCTCTTTCTCTCACGCGCCTACTTAGAAAATCTCATGCGGCAGATTTTTACCGAGGAGACTCTCGGAACCGTCAGCGTGTGGGAACCCCTCACCTCCGATCAGGTCGATCAGATTGGAAGTCTCGACGGCTTTATTCGCATGGGGGCCGAGAGCAACCGCCCCGCCGCACAGTTCGTGCCGCCGACCGCCAGCATCGCCGGTCAGCCAATCGACAACGACGAGGCCTTTCATAGTATTAGCCTGGCCATCGAATACATACGCAAGAACATTCAGCGCCCGATTTCATTAAACGAGGTTGCCCAACACGCCTTCCTGTCGGCGTCGTATCTCAGCCGCCTCTTTAAGAAATACTTGCACGTCAACTTCATTGAGTACGTCAACAATCAAAAGATTGCGCTGGCTCAGGAGAAGCTGTCGATGACGCTGACGCCGATCAACCAAATTTCTACGCAGATTGGCTTCACACAGACCAGTTACTTCACCAAGATCTTCAAGAAAAAGACCGGCCTCACGCCGTCCGAGTATCGCCAACGCAACCATTCCATTCGCAAGGTCTACACAATTCCGCGCGAGCTCGATTGGAATGAACAGGGCTCCATCATCGATATCTCTCAAGAATATTTCAAGGCTCACCACATCGACTACCACACCGAATCCGCCGAGGGCGCGACCTACGTCAACAGCATTGGCGACTTAAGTGACGCTGACGGCGAACGCGGCTGGATTTACACCGTCGATGGGCAGCAGCCCAAGCAGTCGGCCGATGAGATTACGGTTCACGATAAGTCGGTCATCCAGTGGGTTTACACGGATTACACCAACCGCTAA
- a CDS encoding glycerol dehydratase reactivase beta/small subunit family protein, with amino-acid sequence MVKPMEKPAILIGVPDATSQVPAALQPLLNRIEEEAIPVQTKVIVEDDVVARAYQAALASRLSVGIGFAGQQVVVHYKNLRPTQPLFSVMTTSNDQLRRLGANAARLVKGVPFKKIDD; translated from the coding sequence ATGGTTAAACCGATGGAAAAACCAGCCATTCTGATTGGCGTGCCGGACGCAACCAGTCAGGTACCGGCGGCCTTACAGCCGTTGCTCAACAGAATCGAGGAGGAAGCTATTCCGGTGCAGACCAAGGTCATTGTCGAAGACGACGTTGTGGCGCGCGCCTACCAAGCGGCGCTCGCGTCGCGGTTGTCCGTTGGCATTGGCTTTGCGGGTCAGCAGGTGGTCGTGCACTACAAGAACTTACGGCCCACCCAGCCACTGTTCTCGGTGATGACGACCTCCAACGATCAGTTGCGTCGGCTCGGGGCCAATGCCGCGCGACTGGTCAAGGGCGTCCCCTTCAAAAAAATAGACGATTAG
- a CDS encoding propanediol/glycerol family dehydratase large subunit, producing the protein MKRQKRFEALEKRPIHLDGFVKEWPEEGFVAMMGPNDPKPSITIENGVVTELDSKKRADFDLIDLYIANYGIKLENAEKVMAMDSTKIANMLCDPNVSRKDIIALTTAMTPAKAEEVISKLNFAEMIMATQKMRPRRTPATQCHVTNIRDNPVQIAADAADAALRGFPEQETTTAVARYAPLNAIALMVGAQTGRPGVITQCSVEEALELSLGMRGFTGYAETISVYGTDKVFTDGDDTPWSKGFLASCYASRGLKMRFTSGSGSEVMMGYTEGKSMLYLESRCIFITKASGVQGLQNGGVSCIGIPGSVPSGIRSVLGENLLCMMLDLECASANDQAFSHSDMRRTERLLGQFIAGTDYISSGYSSTPNYDNTFAGSNTDGLDYDDYYVMERDLAINGGIHPVEEETIIKSRNQAARALQAVFADLGLPKITDEEVEAATYANTSKDMPERNMVEDMKAAQDLMDRGVTGVDIVKALYNSGFKDTAQAVLDLQKQKVCGDFLQTSAIFDEKWNVISAVNDANDYQGPGTGYRLEEDTDEWERIKNLPFAIDPQNMQL; encoded by the coding sequence GTGAAACGTCAAAAGAGATTCGAAGCACTTGAGAAACGCCCGATCCATCTGGATGGTTTCGTCAAGGAATGGCCCGAAGAAGGCTTTGTTGCCATGATGGGCCCCAACGACCCGAAGCCTAGCATCACCATTGAAAATGGCGTGGTGACCGAGTTAGATAGTAAGAAACGCGCAGATTTCGACCTGATCGACCTCTACATCGCCAACTACGGCATCAAGCTAGAAAATGCCGAAAAGGTCATGGCCATGGATTCCACCAAGATTGCCAACATGCTCTGTGACCCTAACGTCAGCCGGAAGGATATCATCGCGTTGACCACGGCCATGACCCCGGCCAAGGCCGAAGAGGTTATCAGCAAGCTGAACTTTGCCGAAATGATCATGGCCACCCAGAAGATGCGGCCACGGCGGACGCCGGCGACCCAATGCCACGTGACCAACATTCGGGATAATCCGGTTCAGATTGCCGCGGACGCTGCGGATGCCGCACTCCGGGGCTTCCCCGAACAAGAAACCACCACGGCGGTTGCCCGCTACGCCCCATTGAACGCCATTGCCTTAATGGTCGGCGCTCAGACCGGTCGTCCCGGCGTGATCACCCAGTGTTCCGTTGAAGAAGCACTGGAGCTGAGCCTGGGGATGCGGGGCTTTACCGGCTATGCCGAGACCATTTCCGTTTACGGTACCGATAAGGTCTTCACGGATGGTGACGATACGCCTTGGTCCAAAGGGTTCTTAGCTTCCTGCTACGCCTCACGGGGACTGAAGATGCGGTTTACCTCCGGTTCTGGTTCTGAAGTTATGATGGGCTACACCGAAGGCAAGTCGATGTTGTACTTAGAGTCACGTTGTATCTTTATTACCAAGGCTTCCGGCGTACAAGGCCTCCAAAATGGTGGGGTTAGTTGTATCGGAATTCCCGGGTCCGTACCTTCTGGGATTCGCTCCGTTCTGGGCGAAAATCTCCTGTGCATGATGCTTGATTTGGAATGTGCTTCGGCCAATGACCAAGCCTTCTCCCACTCAGACATGCGACGGACGGAACGGCTACTGGGGCAATTCATCGCCGGAACCGACTACATTTCTTCCGGGTACTCCTCAACGCCTAACTACGACAACACCTTTGCCGGCTCTAACACGGATGGTCTGGACTACGACGACTACTACGTCATGGAACGGGATTTGGCCATCAACGGTGGGATTCACCCGGTTGAAGAAGAAACGATCATCAAGTCGCGGAATCAAGCCGCACGGGCCTTACAAGCCGTCTTTGCCGATCTCGGATTACCAAAGATTACCGATGAGGAAGTGGAAGCCGCAACCTACGCCAACACGTCTAAGGATATGCCGGAACGGAACATGGTTGAAGACATGAAGGCCGCTCAAGACCTGATGGACCGCGGCGTTACCGGTGTTGATATTGTGAAAGCGCTGTATAACAGCGGGTTCAAGGACACCGCCCAAGCCGTTCTTGACTTACAGAAGCAAAAAGTTTGTGGCGACTTCCTGCAGACCTCCGCTATCTTCGATGAAAAGTGGAATGTTATTTCTGCCGTGAACGATGCCAACGACTACCAAGGTCCTGGTACCGGGTACCGGTTGGAAGAAGACACGGACGAATGGGAACGGATCAAGAACTTACCGTTTGCCATCGATCCGCAGAACATGCAGCTCTAA
- a CDS encoding diol dehydratase reactivase subunit alpha, which translates to MQKVIGVDIGNSSTEVALANISDQGSVEFINADIAETTGIKGTKQNLIGIKKAVTQVLNKSQLTLEDIDLIRINEATPVIGDVAMETITETVITESTMIGHNPNTPGGVGIGSGYTVNLLQLRQETDRDRPYIVLIPAEVDFEDAARLINLYQRGGYTITAAILQNDDGVLIDNRLDHMLPIVDEVARLDKIPLGMMAGVEVAGKGQVIAQLSNPYGIATLFDLTAEETKNIVPVSRALIGNRSAVVIKTPKGDVKARVIPAGSIQIQAQDGSDKINVAAGADAIMAKINQFNRIQDITGEAGTNVGGMLEKVRQTMAELTKKQNHEIAIQDLLAVDTAVPVKVQGGLAGEFSTEQAVGIAAMVKSDHLQMQQIADAIQADLKIPVEIGGAEAEAAILGALTTPGTTKPIAILDLGAGSTDASIINQKDEIVAIHLAGAGDMVTMIINSELGLDDVYLAEDIKKYPLARVENLFQIRHEDGAVEFFDEPLPSEIFARTVVIKPDGYVPLPGDMNIEKVKQIRQTAKKRVFVENARRALQHVSPTGNIRDIPFVVIVGGSALDFEIPQLVTDELSHYSLVAGRGNIRAVAGPRNAVATGLILSYARERGAAHG; encoded by the coding sequence ATGCAAAAGGTGATAGGCGTAGACATTGGTAATTCCTCGACAGAAGTTGCCTTGGCCAACATTTCCGATCAAGGGTCAGTCGAGTTTATCAATGCGGATATTGCAGAAACGACAGGGATTAAAGGCACCAAGCAGAATCTGATTGGGATCAAGAAGGCCGTGACGCAGGTGCTCAACAAGAGCCAACTCACGCTGGAAGACATCGACCTGATCAGAATCAACGAGGCGACCCCGGTAATTGGCGACGTGGCGATGGAGACCATCACCGAGACCGTGATTACAGAGTCGACCATGATTGGCCACAATCCCAATACTCCGGGTGGTGTGGGAATTGGTTCGGGATATACCGTGAATCTGTTGCAGTTGCGGCAGGAGACGGATCGCGACCGGCCCTACATTGTCTTGATTCCCGCCGAGGTGGACTTCGAGGACGCCGCGCGGTTGATTAATCTTTACCAGCGCGGAGGCTACACCATCACGGCAGCCATCCTCCAAAACGATGACGGGGTGCTGATCGACAATCGGTTGGACCACATGCTGCCGATCGTGGATGAGGTGGCCCGGCTGGACAAGATTCCACTGGGAATGATGGCCGGTGTCGAGGTTGCCGGGAAGGGACAAGTGATTGCCCAACTCTCTAACCCGTATGGCATCGCCACGTTGTTTGACCTGACGGCCGAGGAGACCAAGAATATCGTGCCGGTCTCGCGGGCGCTGATCGGCAACCGGTCGGCGGTGGTCATCAAGACGCCTAAGGGGGATGTCAAGGCGCGGGTCATTCCGGCCGGGAGCATTCAGATTCAGGCACAGGATGGGTCGGACAAGATCAATGTTGCGGCTGGGGCCGACGCCATTATGGCGAAGATTAACCAGTTCAACCGGATTCAAGATATCACGGGTGAGGCGGGCACCAACGTCGGCGGCATGCTTGAGAAGGTTCGCCAGACGATGGCCGAGCTCACCAAGAAGCAGAACCACGAGATTGCGATTCAGGACCTGTTGGCCGTGGATACAGCGGTTCCCGTCAAGGTTCAAGGTGGCCTGGCCGGGGAATTTTCAACCGAACAGGCCGTGGGGATTGCCGCCATGGTGAAGTCGGATCATTTGCAGATGCAGCAGATTGCGGACGCCATCCAGGCAGACCTCAAGATTCCCGTTGAAATCGGTGGGGCCGAGGCCGAAGCCGCCATTCTCGGCGCGTTAACCACGCCGGGAACCACCAAGCCCATCGCCATTCTGGACCTGGGTGCGGGGTCGACGGACGCATCGATCATCAACCAAAAAGACGAGATCGTGGCGATTCATTTGGCCGGTGCCGGCGACATGGTGACCATGATTATCAATTCTGAATTGGGGCTGGACGATGTCTACCTCGCAGAAGACATCAAGAAGTACCCACTGGCTCGGGTGGAGAATCTCTTCCAGATTCGTCACGAGGACGGCGCCGTCGAGTTCTTCGACGAACCGTTGCCGTCCGAGATCTTTGCCCGCACGGTCGTCATCAAACCCGATGGCTACGTGCCACTGCCCGGGGACATGAACATCGAGAAGGTCAAGCAGATTCGCCAGACCGCCAAGAAGCGGGTCTTCGTAGAAAATGCGCGCCGGGCACTGCAACACGTGAGCCCGACCGGCAACATTCGCGATATTCCTTTCGTCGTGATCGTCGGCGGGTCCGCACTGGACTTCGAAATTCCTCAGTTGGTCACCGATGAGCTGTCGCATTACAGCTTGGTGGCCGGCCGGGGGAACATTCGGGCCGTTGCGGGACCGCGGAACGCCGTGGCAACCGGTCTGATTCTCTCGTATGCCCGGGAGAGGGGTGCCGCACATGGTTAA